A portion of the Betta splendens chromosome 2, fBetSpl5.4, whole genome shotgun sequence genome contains these proteins:
- the gal3st3 gene encoding galactose-3-O-sulfotransferase 3, with the protein MKMSQKKIFLVFVAISTVSLLLHHGGHLSWTFEGFHLGCPVPRSHPSPGLKPKHTNVAFLKTHKTASTTMQNLLFRFAERNNLTVALPVQACGHQFCYPRSFTSHFVHPHTLPPNIITSHMRFSKAELQRLMPNDTIHVTILREPSSMFESLFSYYNQYCQSFKRVPNGSLEAFLAEPWRYYRPDEKDAMYARNTLTFDLGGDKDRPATDVAYARAFVAEVERVFSLVMIAEYFDESLVLLRHLLSWDLDDILYVKLNMRTMSSKRSLTPGLPAKIRAWNSLDAHLYDHFNASLWRQLSALGPACVAREVRLLRQAQERLMRRCFGGRMPLLRSAAQIKNKDLRPWQPSGKVDIVGYDLPINLSNGFLSPAQELCLKLIMPEVQYTRLLLRSQSLRYRRGFQLRPPQQSHSPQQPMRSLMPRHSQVHHIQPIHVVAAGAASGTGSTSTSKTAVGNQGQTTKLGPKFSQAL; encoded by the exons ATGAAGATGTCTCAGAAGAAGATCTTCCTGGTCTTTGTGGCAATCAGCACGGTGAGCCTCCTGCTCCACCACGGAGGCCATTTGAGCTG GACCTTTGAGGGCTTCCATCTGGGTTGCCCTGTCCCCCGGTCCCACCCTTCCCCCGGCTTGAAGCCCAAGCACACCAACGTGGCCTTCCTCAAGACCCACAAAACGGCCAGCACCACCATGCAGAACCTGCTCTTCCGCTTCGCGGAGCGCAACAACCTGACGGTGGCGCTGCCGGTGCAGGCCTGCGGCCACCAGTTCTGCTACCCGCGCTCCTTCACCTCGCACTTCGTCCACCCCCACACGCTGCCGCCCAACATCATCACCAGCCACATGCGCTTCAGCAAGGCGGAGCTGCAGCGCCTGATGCCCAACGACACCATACACGTCACTATCCTGCGAGAGCCCAGCTCCATGTTCGAGTCCTTGTTCAGCTACTACAACCAGTACTGCCAGAGTTTCAAGCGGGTCCCCAACGGCTCTTTGGAGGCTTTCCTAGCGGAGCCGTGGCGCTACTACAGGCCAGACGAAAAGGACGCCATGTATGCGCGCAacaccttgacctttgacctgggtGGAGACAAAGATCGCCCAGCAACCGATGTGGCTTACGCCCGGGCCTTCGTGGCCGAAGTGGAGCGGGTCTTCTCCCTGGTGATGATTGCTGAGTACTTCGATGAGTCTCTGGTCCTCCTTCGCCACCTCCTCTCATGGGACCTCGACGACATTCTCTATGTCAAACTCAACATGCGGACAATGAGCTCCAAGCGGAGCCTGACCCCCGGGCTGCCTGCAAAGATCCGTGCCTGGAATTCCCTAGATGCGCACCTCTATGACCACTTCAACGCCTCCCTGTGGCGCCAGCTGTCCGCCCTGGGCCCGGCCTGTGTGGCCAGGGAGGTGCGGCTCCTTCGACAAGCCCAGGAGAGGCTCATGCGAAGGTGCTTCGGGGGGCGGATGCCCCTCCTCCGCTCAGCTGCGCAGATTAAAAACAAGGATCTCCGTCCGTGGCAACCTAGTGGAAAGGTTGACATTGTCGGCTACGACCTGCCCATAAATCTCAGCAACGGTTTTTTGAGCCCGGCCCAGGAGCTCTGCCTCAAGCTCATCATGCCGGAGGTCCAGTACACGCGGCTCCTCCTGCGTTCCCAGTCGCTGCGCTACCGTAGAGGCTTCCAGCTCCGGCCCCCACAGCAGTCACACTCCCCCCAGCAGCCCATGCGCTCGCTCATGCCTCGGCATTCTCAAGTTCATCATATTCAACCGATACATGTGGTcgctgcaggcgctgcctcAGGAACAgggtccacctccacctcaaaGACTGCTGTAGGAAATCAAGGGCAGACTACAAAGTTAGGGCCCAAGTTCTCACAGGCCTTATAG